One Firmicutes bacterium CAG:345 genomic window, AAAAGGACTGATATTTTTGGTATCAATCCTGTTGTTTCAATATGGTGCCCTCGACCGGACTCGAACCGGTATGACCTTGCGATCGGCAGATTTTGAGTCTACTGCGTCTACCTATTTCGCCACGAGGGCATCTTTTAAAATTTTACAACAAAAAACGAAATAAAGCAATAATTATTTGAGTTGAATTTGATTGTGAAAATTATGGAATAAATTGTTTTTTATTTAAGCAAATGAAATTCAAAAATGAGTGAAAAAATGTTTTTATATATTTTACTTTATTATTCTGCTGTTAGTTGTGTTATACTAATTGCGAATGAAAAAATTTGTTTTACTTGATCTGCAGAATACAGATGTGCGCGACGAATATGAGGGAGAGTTTTTAGAAAATTCTACCTATCGTTTTACTAGTACTAAAAATCCAGAAAATTCAATAGAAGTAGTTCTTATTGAAAAAGATAAAGCTAGTTTTGTTCGTCATACTCCTGAGTTTTGTTTATCTGGTACTTTAAAAAAGAATAATGTTGTCAACTTAGATTTAGTTACTAAAGGATTTGATTTTAAAGGTTCTTTGCCGGTATTGGTACGCGAAGTTAAAGTTGATTTTCCAAATGAAATACTTTTAAGATATCAAATGCTTGATGATAAAAATGTACCATCTGATACATGTGAAATTTTAATTTCTTCAATAGACAATTAGGTGAAATATGGAAATAGAAACAAAAATTAAAAATGAATTGTTACGTATTCTAGCTGAAAAGAATATTGATATTCAGCCAGAACAAATTTCTTTGGACCATGGTAAGGTTAAAGAACATGGTGATTATGCTTCTAGTATTGCTTTACGTTTAGCAAAAGTTTTAAAGAAAAATCCGATGGATATCGCTGAAGATATCGCTAAAGAGTTTTCTTTGGATGAAGTTGAACGTTATGAAGTTGTTAGACCTGGTTTTATTAATTTCTTCTTAAAAACAGATACTTTAACAAACCTTATAAAAGAAGTCTTTGATAAAGGCGAACGCTTTGGCTCAAATGAATATGGAAAAGGCAAGAAAATAAATGTTGAATATGTTTCTGCAAACCCTACTGGTGAACTTCATTTAGGACATGCTAGAGGTGCTGCTGTAGGTGATTCATTGACAAGAATATTATCTTTCTGTGGGTTTGATGTCACAAGAGAATATTATATTAATGATGCTGGAAATCAAGTTAATAATTTAGCTAAATCTGTTGAAGCTCGTTATTTATTAAGATGTGGAAAAGAAGCTGAAGTTCCAGAAAATGGTTATCATGGACAAGATATAATTAATGTTGCAGATAAAATCTATAATGAAATAGGTGATAAATATGCTTCCGATCCTGATTCTCATTTGGATTATTTTAAAAAGGAAGGTATTAAATTAAATTTCGATAAGATTAAAAATGATTTGAAAAATTTCCATGTCGAATTTGATGTTTATACCTCTGAGCAATGGGTTCGTGATCAAGGTCTTGTAGAAAAAGCTTTGCAAGATATTAAACCTCGAACATATGAATCGGAAAATGCAGTTTTCTTAAAGACTGTCGATGATGGCGATGATAAGGATCGCGTTCTTGTTAAAAGTGATGGTTCTTATACTTATTTACTTCCAGATATTGCATATCACCGTTATAAATATGATCGTGGATTTGATCATATAATTGATATTCTTGGTGCTGATCATCATGGATATGTTGCTCGTTTGAAATCCAGTATGAAATCTTTGGGAAAAGATCCTGATAAAATTGAAGTAGTTATGGTTCAAATGGTTCGCTTATTTAAAGATGGTGAAGAATATAAAATGAGTAAGAGAACTGGTAATGCTGTCAGTATGGAAGATTTGTGTCAAGAAGTTGGAACCGATGCTGTCAGATACTTTTTTGTAACACGTTCAGCATCTACTCATTTGGATTTTGACTTGAATTTAGCTACTACTATGGGAACTACAAATCCTGTCTATTATGTTCAATATGCTCATGCTAGATTAATGTCCATACTTGAATCTGGTAGGGATTATACATTAAACTATTCTGGAACATTGTTGAAAGAAGAAAGTGAAAGAAATCTTTTGAAGACAATGGCAGAATTTAAAGAAGTTGTTCTCGATGCTGGCATTACAAGAGAGCCTTATAAAGTTACAACATATATTCGTAAATTAGCTACAAGAATAAATGACTTTTATACAGTTTGTCGTGTTCTTGATCCTGCTAATGCTGAACTTACTTCTCAGCGCTTGGCATTAGTTAAAGCTGCTGAAATTACTTTAAAAAATGCTTTAACATTAATTGGTGTTACCGCACCTAATTATATGAAGACAAAAACGGAGGAAAAATAATATGAATAAAAAATCAATGTTAGATGTTGCTTTTGATATTATCAGTGAAAAAGATTATTCTAAAAATGGTATTGCTTTTGCTGATTTATTAGAAGAAATTGGCAGAAGATTAGAAATGACTGAAGAGGAATTATGTAAGAAAGCTTCTAATTTCTATACAGATCTTTTAAGAGATGGTCGTTTTGTTACATTAGGTGAAAATACTTGGGACCTAAGAACACGTCATAAGTTTGAACAAGTACATATTGATATGAATGAAATTTATCGTGAGGAAGAAGAAAATACGATAAATGAAGATAGCAATGATGCTACTGTTGAACAAAATACTGATTTATACGATAAAATGCTTGAAGAAAGCAGAGATGATGATTGTATTTCGGATGATGACGATTATTTAGATAATCCAGGTTTTTCAATAAATGATTCTGGCGATGATAAGGAGGATTAAAAATCATGGCTTTAGAAAATATGGTTGGAATGCTCAATAAAGCATTCAAAGAACATTATGCAGTCGGTCAATTCAATATTAATAATGTTGAATGGACATCAGCTATTCTTGAAGAAGCTGAAAAAACAAAGACACCAGTAATTTTAGGTGTCACCACTTCTGCTGCAAAGTATATGGGTGGTTGGCATACAGTTGTTGGTATGGTCAAAGGTTTGATGGAAGATTTAAAGATTACTGTTCCAGTAGCTCTTCACGTTGACCACGGTCCAACAGTTAAAGATTGTAAAGATGCTATCGATGCTGGATTTACATCTGTTATGATCGATGCTTCTCATTATCCACTCGAAGAAAACATTCGCATTGTTAAAGAAGTTACAGACTATGCTCACTCTCGTCCAAATTATGTTTCTGTTGAAGCTGAACTTGGTCGCGTTGGTGGACAAGAAGATTTTGTTGTTGCTGAAAGTGCATATGCAATCCCAGAAGAATGTGTAAGATTAGTTAAAGAAACAGGTGTTGATTGCTTAGCTCCTGCTTTAGGTTCTGTCCATGGTCCATATCATGGTGAACCAAAACTCGGCTTTAAAGAAATGAAAGAAATTGCTGGACTTGTTAACATTCCTCTCGTTTTACATGGCGGCAGTGGTATTCCAAATGATCAATTAAGAATGGCTATTGATCGTGGTACATCTAAGATTAATATCAATACTGAATGTCAAATGGCTTGGACAAAGATTGTTCGTGAAGTTTTATCTACAAATGATAAAGTTTATGATCCACGTAAGATCATTGGCCCAGGAAGAGAAGGCATTAAGCAAGTCTTTATTGATAAAGTTACTGTCTTTGGTAGCTTAGGCAAAGCTGAATAATTAATGTTTTAAATAGGCTTCCTTTATGGAAGCCTTTTTTTGAAAGGAAAAACTATGAATTTGTATGATGAATTTTTTAAAATGATTGAAAAAAATGATACTATAACAATTTTTGGGCACATGTTTCCTGATGGTGATTGTTATGGCTCAGAAATAGGATTAAAACAGGCATTACTCCATTTTTATCCTGATAAAAAAGTTTATGCAATTGGTGGAGGGTTTAAAAGAATTCCTAGTGATTTTCCTGGATTTGATGAAGTCGATGATGAAACCATAAAAAATTCTCTGGGGATTGCTGTTGATATAGGTGATACTCCTCGTTTAAATGATAAAAGAATTTTAACAGCAAAAGAAAGAATAAAGGTTGATCATCATATTTTTACAGAAAAGTTTTGTGATTTGGAAATTATTGAAGATGATAGAGTTGCTGCTTGTGAAATAATTTCAAATTTATTTTTATATAAGTTTGGATATTTGCCAAAAGAAGCCGCGGAACCATTATATTTAGGTATTACTACGGATAGCGGTAGATTTTTATATTCACCAGTTGATGAAAAGCTTTTTAAAACAGTTAGCGATATTTTAAAAAGCAATGTTGATACCAAAAGGATTTATGATGCATTATATACTGTTGATCCAGAATCTTTAAAATTTAAAGCTTATGTTTACCAAAATTTTAAAATTGATTCAGGGGTAGCTTATATGGTTTTTACTAAAGAAATTTTAAAAGAATTGAATATTGAAAAAAATCAGGCTGCTCCACAAGTTAATTTGATAGGAAATTTACTTGGATGTTACGCTTGGGTGTTTTTTGCAGAAGGAGAAGATGGTATGGTTAGAGTTG contains:
- a CDS encoding unknown (no significant homology to UniProt), translating into MKKFVLLDLQNTDVRDEYEGEFLENSTYRFTSTKNPENSIEVVLIEKDKASFVRHTPEFCLSGTLKKNNVVNLDLVTKGFDFKGSLPVLVREVKVDFPNEILLRYQMLDDKNVPSDTCEILISSIDN
- a CDS encoding arginine--tRNA ligase (product inferred by homology to UniProt) — protein: MEIETKIKNELLRILAEKNIDIQPEQISLDHGKVKEHGDYASSIALRLAKVLKKNPMDIAEDIAKEFSLDEVERYEVVRPGFINFFLKTDTLTNLIKEVFDKGERFGSNEYGKGKKINVEYVSANPTGELHLGHARGAAVGDSLTRILSFCGFDVTREYYINDAGNQVNNLAKSVEARYLLRCGKEAEVPENGYHGQDIINVADKIYNEIGDKYASDPDSHLDYFKKEGIKLNFDKIKNDLKNFHVEFDVYTSEQWVRDQGLVEKALQDIKPRTYESENAVFLKTVDDGDDKDRVLVKSDGSYTYLLPDIAYHRYKYDRGFDHIIDILGADHHGYVARLKSSMKSLGKDPDKIEVVMVQMVRLFKDGEEYKMSKRTGNAVSMEDLCQEVGTDAVRYFFVTRSASTHLDFDLNLATTMGTTNPVYYVQYAHARLMSILESGRDYTLNYSGTLLKEESERNLLKTMAEFKEVVLDAGITREPYKVTTYIRKLATRINDFYTVCRVLDPANAELTSQRLALVKAAEITLKNALTLIGVTAPNYMKTKTEEK
- a CDS encoding putative uncharacterized protein (product inferred by homology to UniProt), which encodes MNKKSMLDVAFDIISEKDYSKNGIAFADLLEEIGRRLEMTEEELCKKASNFYTDLLRDGRFVTLGENTWDLRTRHKFEQVHIDMNEIYREEEENTINEDSNDATVEQNTDLYDKMLEESRDDDCISDDDDYLDNPGFSINDSGDDKED
- a CDS encoding fructose-1 6-bisphosphate aldolase class II (product inferred by homology to UniProt) yields the protein MALENMVGMLNKAFKEHYAVGQFNINNVEWTSAILEEAEKTKTPVILGVTTSAAKYMGGWHTVVGMVKGLMEDLKITVPVALHVDHGPTVKDCKDAIDAGFTSVMIDASHYPLEENIRIVKEVTDYAHSRPNYVSVEAELGRVGGQEDFVVAESAYAIPEECVRLVKETGVDCLAPALGSVHGPYHGEPKLGFKEMKEIAGLVNIPLVLHGGSGIPNDQLRMAIDRGTSKININTECQMAWTKIVREVLSTNDKVYDPRKIIGPGREGIKQVFIDKVTVFGSLGKAE
- a CDS encoding putative uncharacterized protein (product inferred by homology to UniProt), coding for MNLYDEFFKMIEKNDTITIFGHMFPDGDCYGSEIGLKQALLHFYPDKKVYAIGGGFKRIPSDFPGFDEVDDETIKNSLGIAVDIGDTPRLNDKRILTAKERIKVDHHIFTEKFCDLEIIEDDRVAACEIISNLFLYKFGYLPKEAAEPLYLGITTDSGRFLYSPVDEKLFKTVSDILKSNVDTKRIYDALYTVDPESLKFKAYVYQNFKIDSGVAYMVFTKEILKELNIEKNQAAPQVNLIGNLLGCYAWVFFAEGEDGMVRVELRSSGFPIQPVAVYFGGGGHLQASGCVLDDINKYQQVIDKIKENYRSYKNED